The following coding sequences lie in one Eremothecium sinecaudum strain ATCC 58844 chromosome IV, complete sequence genomic window:
- the PUT3 gene encoding Put3p (Syntenic homolog of Ashbya gossypii ACL096W; Syntenic homolog of Saccharomyces cerevisiae YKL015W (PUT3)): MQHLGRGGGLENVTDDLKLLDVEVDCKEYTASEKRELNGYGKSSDDGPKRKKRSPLACLRCRRRHVKCPGGNPCEKCLLARATCEYMEPSKKLIISMKYLQKLQDDLVKIKNENASLQAQLRDRPCKCEGTRSTMELLSQRTLPTNSSERDNITFQKNSVTVDEEDEIVPNFTERRGRLVESRTGQRFFVGSSSMTLFGMEIQSLIPASLKRRSKQIASPSMDPPTVGTADMNAVTTVWQGDMIDEVLQEEGNAYKIVLGGNDPNRDPSVNFTLPSYSYAMRLVDIFIEYNDGCFYFFNEGIVKEHLHRTYEGTFNPGDDTLQTIWLCKLLLIFATGEMYQGTAYKPDCNNKDDSSDPNGDYNNKIGPPGSGFFEQASRLFSFLFSGGKIENVTKDGGIELMLLYAFYLQVADCTAASYFYFGQTIRACLILGWHVDAERDVLTRFQLEHRRRIWWTVYMFERMLSSKAGLPLSFSDNTISAELPDDFDMTNPPKGCEHYIFPEAEYITNCVRITQLNAQILSKLYQRQPDSNILPMLKEIVLQLLQWRTSLSDFLQVDFHQPELHISRLCTNIFTEYFQGLNLAIRPLLFHFVSKQLAIVEKSNSYINLSDYSKTISSLLNCSLEASINSIRSLYYLFSQNMVALFGYMDREYLFTSACTLVLFNAAFGIHEQTYQHIDHALKIFTKMRALGNNPAGLRMAQLLTLMSELDFHGVMNDLIAKHNELVDIPINIMGNIPELQQPTSSHSFNTRSQDADEAEVAPDFSELSKTEARTIERNVTRLDLQRLDTHTDGLQELLDNPDELGKSDDQLWKEITDQAMWLGNTMDPTHGLGNESDFYKSHPLV, encoded by the coding sequence ATGCAGCACCTAGGACGTGGTGGTGGGTTGGAAAACGTAACAGATGACCTTAAGCTGCTTGATGTTGAAGTTGACTGTAAGGAGTATACCGCCTCAGAGAAGCGGGAGTTGAATGGTTATGGTAAGAGTAGCGATGATGGACCAAAGCGAAAGAAGAGGTCTCCTTTAGCGTGCTTACGATGTCGAAGGCGGCACGTCAAGTGCCCAGGAGGTAATCCTTGCGAGAAGTGTCTATTAGCACGAGCAACATGTGAATATATGGAGCCAAGCAAGAAGCTAATTATTTCTATGAAATACCTGCAGAAGCTCCAGGACGATCTTGTGAAGATAAAGAATGAGAATGCAAGCTTACAGGCGCAGCTGCGCGATCGGCCATGCAAATGTGAAGGAACTAGGTCTACCATGGAGCTGTTAAGCCAGCGAACCTTACCGACAAATTCAAGCGAGAGAGATAACATTACATTCCAAAAGAATTCAGTGACAGtcgatgaagaagatgagaTTGTTCCCAATTTCACTGAAAGGAGGGGTAGGCTTGTGGAGTCCAGAACCGGTCAGCGATTCTTTGTAGGTTCTTCATCCATGACTCTTTTCGGAATGGAGATTCAGTCACTTATCCCTGCTTCCTTAAAACGGAGATCGAAACAGATAGCCAGTCCTAGTATGGACCCGCCAACGGTGGGCACTGCAGATATGAACGCCGTAACAACAGTATGGCAAGGCGATATGATAGATGAAGTTCTACAAGAGGAGGGCAATGCGTATAAGATTGTTCTTGGAGGTAATGATCCAAACAGAGACCCTAGCGTCAACTTCACACTACCTTCATATTCCTATGCTATGCGCCTTGTAGATATCTTCATTGAGTATAACGATGGCTGTTTCTACTTTTTTAACGAGGGCATTGTTAAGGAACACCTGCATCGTACGTACGAAGGAACTTTTAATCCGGGCGATGACACCCTTCAAACAATATGGCTCTGTAagttattattaatttttGCGACGGGGGAAATGTATCAAGGAACAGCCTACAAGCCCGATTGTAACAATAAGGATGATAGCAGTGACCCTAATGGGGATTACAATAATAAAATCGGACCACCTGGATCTGGATTTTTTGAGCAAGCATCGAGGTTATTCAGCTTTTTGTTTTCAGGCGGCAAAATTGAAAATGTGACTAAGGATGGTGGCATAGAACTGATGTTATTATATGCATTTTATCTTCAAGTGGCAGACTGTACCGCGGCTTcttatttttattttggTCAAACAATACGAGCATGTCTCATTTTGGGCTGGCATGTGGATGCAGAGCGCGATGTCCTTACACGTTTTCAATTAGAGCACCGAAGGAGGATATGGTGGACTGTTTATATGTTCGAACGGATGCTAAGTAGTAAGGCCGGTTTACCTTTAAGTTTTTCAGATAATACAATCTCAGCTGAACTGCCGGATGACTTTGACATGACCAATCCTCCTAAAGGCTGTGAGCACTACATATTTCCAGAGGCAGAGTATATTACTAACTGTGTTAGAATCACCCAACTTAACGCCCAAATTCTTTCTAAACTTTATCAAAGGCAACCTGATTCGAATATTCTACCGATGTTGAAAGAAATTGTGCTTCAGTTACTGCAGTGGAGAACAAGCCTATCAGATTTCTTGCAGGTCGATTTTCATCAGCCAGAATTACACATATCAAGATTATGCACAAATATATTCACTGAGTACTTCCAGGGCCTGAACTTGGCAATTAGACCTCTATTATTTCATTTTGTTTCGAAACAGTTGGCAATTGTTGAAAAGTCTAACTCTTACATTAACCTATCTGACTATTCGAAAACAATATCCTCGCTATTAAATTGCTCATTAGAAGCCTCGATTAACTCAATACGATCTTTGTATTATTTGTTTTCGCAAAACATGGTTGCGCTTTTTGGATACATGGACAGAGAGTATTTGTTTACTTCCGCATGTACGTTGGTATTATTCAATGCTGCATTTGGTATCCATGAGCAAACGTATCAACATATTGATCACGCATTGAAGATATTTACCAAAATGAGAGCATTAGGTAATAATCCAGCAGGCCTCCGAATGGCCCAGTTATTAACGCTCATGAGCGAACTCGATTTCCACGGTGTTATGAATGATTTGATTGCGAAACATAATGAACTTGTTGACATACCTATTAATATTATGGGTAATATACCGGAACTTCAACAGCCAACAAGCAGTCATTCGTTTAATACCAGGTCTCAGGATGCTGATGAAGCAGAAGTGGCGCCGGACTTTAGTGAACTTTCAAAGACCGAAGCGAGGACCATCGAGCGGAATGTTACTAGACTGGATTTGCAAAGGTTGGATACACATACCGATGGTCTTCAGGAGCTATTAGATAATCCTGATGAGTTAGGGAAGAGCGATGATCAGTTGTGGAAAGAAATCACAGATCAAGCCATGTGGTTAGGAAATACTATGGACCCGACCCATGGTCTGGGGAATGAGTCGGACTTTTACAAGTCTCACCCATTGGTCTAA
- the ATP7 gene encoding F1F0 ATP synthase subunit d (Syntenic homolog of Ashbya gossypii ACL097C; Syntenic homolog of Saccharomyces cerevisiae YKL016C (ATP7)) gives MSLAKSAAKKLDWTKVISSLKLTGKTATQLAQFKKRNDEARRQLFELEAQPKSIDFAHYRSVLKNTEVIDKIESYVTSFKPVTVDISKQLSSIDAFEEQAMANAKETEKIAAKELENLKEALNNIEAARPLSELTVNELVAARPEIDAKVTEMVKKGKWEVPGYKEKFGDLTVL, from the coding sequence ATGTCGCTCGCAAAATCAGCTGCTAAAAAACTAGATTGGACTAAGGTAATTTCTTCATTGAAGTTGACTGGTAAGACTGCAACTCAGTTGGCACAATTCAAGAAGCGTAACGATGAAGCTAGAAGGCAATTATTTGAATTGGAAGCACAACCAAAGAGTATTGACTTTGCCCACTATCGTTCAGTATTGAAGAACACGGAAGTGATTGATAAGATTGAATCCTATGTTACTTCGTTTAAGCCTGTGACTGTTGATATTTCTAAGCAGTTGTCTAGTATTGATGCTTTCGAAGAACAAGCCATGGCCAATGCTAAGGAGACAGAGAAGATTGCTGCTAAGGAGTTAGAGAACTTGAAGGAAGCTTTGAACAACATTGAAGCTGCTAGACCTTTGTCTGAGCTAACTGTTAATGAATTAGTAGCTGCTAGACCAGAAATTGATGCTAAGGTGACAGAGATGGTCAAGAAGGGTAAATGGGAAGTTCCAGGTTACAAGGAGAAGTTTGGTGACTTGACCGTCCTCTGA
- the HCS1 gene encoding ATP-dependent 5'-3' DNA helicase HCS1 (Syntenic homolog of Ashbya gossypii ACL098C; Syntenic homolog of Saccharomyces cerevisiae YKL017C (HCS1)), which yields MHHKALADKLLSCIAHERKEDVELTSALLQELPLNKLVSAGLAIKNLQLESIRTGLGGKVYLTFISDATFDTEISRGDASVGDIVKIYVSKTKSKDEAVLEGVVFKCTDKQIVVSIEEAEEKNAPILYSANKIHMIKTLNTITYNRMESTMRKLAEFSDTPSNPIMQYLLCERQFVAHNDRLDIKFYNESLNDSQKEAIKFAVQNEISIIHGPPGTGKTHTLVELIKLLYEKGERILICGPSNISVDTILERLSKVVPGNDLLRIGHPARLLSSTLDHSLDILSKTGDGGAIIKDIRNEINQTILQMKKIKSSRDRKKAWQEISTLRKELRQKERKIIKDLIISAKIIVCTLHGSSSYNLCNIYENIPKLFDTLIIDEVSQSLEAQCWIPLISHGQSNISKLVVAGDNKQLPPTIKTENDERVKQVLSTTIFDKLEKKYGDKFKKLLNVQYRMNEKIMEFSSNELYGGKLIAAESVANQTLADLPGVEVNDETTPPLIWYDTQGDDFPERSEDEINELNIASSKFNENEAYLVFHHISLLINSNIPQEAIGVISPYNAQVTLIKKLVHAKYSMVEVSSVDGFQGREKECIILSLVRSNDRFEVGFLKDERRLNVAMTRPKKQLCIIGNMETLERSKIPYLCKWVKWSEENSEVRYPDLSDMLC from the coding sequence ATGCATCACAAAGCCTTGGCTGATAAGTTATTGTCATGCATAGCTCATGAGCGGAAAGAGGATGTGGAGTTGACATCCGCATTATTGCAGGAATTGCCGTTAAATAAACTGGTTTCTGCTGGATTAGCGATAAAGAACCTGCAGCTTGAGAGTATTAGGACCGGTTTAGGAGGTAAGGTTTATTTAACATTTATTTCTGATGCGACCTTTGATACGGAGATTTCAAGAGGTGATGCTAGTGTTGGTGATATAGTGAAGATTTATGTATCTAAGACCAAGTCTAAGGACGAAGCTGTGCTAGAGGGTGTGGTATTCAAGTGCACTGATAAGCAGATTGTGGTTTCTATTGAGGAGGCTGAAGAGAAGAATGCTCCTATACTCTATTCTGCGAATAAGATCCATATGATTAAGACTCTTAATACCATTACCTACAACCGCATGGAATCGACAATGAGGAAGTTGGCAGAGTTTAGTGACACACCAAGCAACCCTATAATGCAATATTTACTTTGTGAAAGGCAATTTGTTGCACATAATGATCGCTTAGATATTAAATTCTACAACGAGTCCTTGAACGATTCGCAGAAAGAGGCCATCAAGTTTGCCGTCCAAAATGAAATATCTATCATCCATGGTCCCCCTGGTACAGGTAAGACACACACACTTGTGGAGTTGATAAAGTTACTGTACGAAAAAGGAGAGCGGATTCTGATTTGTGGTCCATCCAACATTTCAGTGGATACAATTTTAGAGAGACTATCAAAAGTTGTTCCAGGTAACGATTTATTACGTATTGGTCACCCAGCTAGACTGCTTTCAAGTACTTTAGACCACTCGCTTGATATACTTTCGAAAACAGGTGACGGGGGTGCAATAATAAAGGATATTAGAAATGAAATCAACCAAACCATCTTGCaaatgaagaagataaaatCTTCAAGAGATAGGAAGAAAGCCTGGCAAGAAATTTCAACCCTAAGGAAGGAATTGAGGCAGAAAGAGCGCAAGATTATTAAAGATCTAATCATTTCAGCTAAAATTATTGTTTGTACGTTACACGGATCAAGTTCCTACAATCTATGCAATATCTATGAAAATATTCCTAAACTCTTCGATACTTTAATAATTGATGAGGTATCACAAAGCCTTGAAGCGCAATGTTGGATACCTTTAATATCTCACGGCCAATCTAATATATCGAAGTTGGTGGTAGCTGGAGACAACAAGCAGCTACCTCCTACTATCAAAACCGAAAATGATGAACGAGTAAAACAGGTTTTAAGCACAACAATCTTCGACAAACTGGAAAAAAAATATGGTGACAAATTCAAGAAGCTGCTTAATGTTCAATATAGAATGAATGAGAAAATTATGGAGTTCTCCTCTAACGAACTTTACGGGGGAAAGCTTATTGCAGCTGAGAGCGTTGCGAACCAAACCTTAGCGGATCTTCCTGGAGTTGAGGTTAATGATGAAACAACTCCCCCATTAATTTGGTACGATACACAGGGAGACGATTTTCCGGAACGGTCTGAGGACGAAATTAATGAACTAAATATTGCATCTTCCAAATTTAACGAAAATGAAGCATACTTAGTATTTCATCATATATCATTGCTAATTAACAGTAATATTCCACAGGAAGCAATAGGTGTAATTTCACCTTATAACGCACAAGTAACATTGATCAAGAAGTTGGTTCATGCGAAATACTCAATGGTCGAAGTATCGTCTGTAGATGGATTTCAAGGCAGGGAAAAGGAATGTATTATTCTATCGCTGGTTAGAAGCAACGACCGATTCGAAGTTGGTTTCCTCAAAGATGAGAGACGTCTGAATGTTGCTATGACCAGGCCTAAGAAACAGCTTTGCATAATTGGAAACATGGAAACTTTAGAACGTAGTAAGATACCATACCTATGTAAATGGGTAAAATGGTCTGAAGAAAATAGCGAGGTAAGGTATCCGGACCTAAGTGACATGCTATGCTAA
- the SWD2 gene encoding WD-repeat containing protein SWD2 (Syntenic homolog of Ashbya gossypii ACL099W; Syntenic homolog of Saccharomyces cerevisiae YKL018W (SWD2)): MTVPINKDVLINFKAVKSFKVSDKELGPITSLSFDDHGQYLLTATASDNMHLYDTVGCRFLNTIASKKYGCHSAKFTHAQNECIYSSTMISFDIRHLNLETNQYLRYFQGHGALVSDIQMSPLDDTFLSASYDESVRLWDLRTSKAQAIVPSVVPNCIAYDPSGLVFAIGNPESQEIGLYNVRQLKSGPFVVFKVDPNFNQWTKMEFSNDGKYLLLASSNGKQLILDAFDGSQLFELIGTKSFPVREFMDGGSACFTPDGHFTLGSDYDGRIAIWNHAESVSLRTLKPQGYINAPSDTCPRTIAFNPKYSMFVTADESVEFYVYDDDN; the protein is encoded by the coding sequence ATGACAGTTCCCATTAACAAAGATGTATTAATTAATTTCAAAGCTGTAAAGTCGTTTAAAGTCTCGGACAAGGAACTAGGCCCGATCACTTCTCTTTCTTTTGATGACCATGGTCAATACCTACTTACAGCTACCGCAAGCGATAATATGCACCTCTATGATACAGTTGGGTGCAGATTTCTAAATACAATTGCTTCCAAAAAGTATGGATGTCATTCTGCGAAATTTACGCATGCTCAAAATGAATGTATCTATTCATCAACGATGATTTCCTTCGATATTAGACATTTAAACCTTGAAACGAATCAATATCTTAGATATTTCCAGGGGCATGGTGCTTTGGTTAGTGATATTCAAATGTCACCTCTAGATGACACATTTTTGTCAGCATCATATGATGAATCTGTGAGGCTTTGGGATCTGAGGACGTCGAAGGCCCAGGCGATAGTTCCGAGCGTGGTACCAAATTGCATTGCTTACGATCCAAGCGGGTTGGTATTTGCAATTGGAAACCCGGAAAGTCAAGAGATTGGACTATATAATGTAAGGCAACTGAAATCAGGACCGTTTGTGGTATTTAAAGTAGATCCTAACTTTAACCAGTGGACTAAGATGGAATTTTCGAACGATGGTAAATATCTTCTGCTGGCATCGTCGAATGGAAAACAACTGATCCTGGATGCATTTGATGGATCACAACTTTTTGAATTAATTGGCACAAAATCTTTCCCGGTTAGAGAATTTATGGACGGGGGTTCGGCATGTTTTACACCAGACGGGCATTTTACTTTAGGTTCAGATTACGATGGCAGGATAGCTATTTGGAACCACGCGGAATCAGTAAGTTTAAGGACCTTGAAACCTCAAGGATACATTAATGCGCCGTCGGATACATGTCCCAGAACCATTGCTTTCAATCCGAAATATAGCATGTTTGTTACAGCGGATGAAAGCGTTGAATTCTATGTTTACGATGACGATAACTAA
- the MCO12 gene encoding Mco12p (Syntenic homolog of Ashbya gossypii ACL100C; Syntenic homolog of Saccharomyces cerevisiae YKL018C-A; 1-intron in Ashbya gossypii) gives MPSTKQLIHIGFDLVLVSVILAGVRRNTGYVLNYESSDLRNYIQKYLNWGEYFFDHLTELVKRSSYFKKQSRSDGLFGGIGKDLSAGKPAGEALDHQYTPKLAHLD, from the exons ATGCCATCA ACAAAACAACTAATACATATTGGCTTTGACCTGGTACTTGTATCTGTTATTCTTGCTGGTGTAAGAAGGAATACGGGTTACGTACTAAACTACGAATCGTCTGATCTCAGGAACTATATTCAGAAGTATCTCAATTGGGGAGAGTATTTCTTTGATCATCTAACCGAGCTAGTGAAAAGATCCTCATACTTTAAAAAGCAGTCGAGGTCAGATGGTCTGTTTGGGGGTATTGGAAAGGATTTATCAGCTGGTAAACCTGCTGGAGAAGCCCTGGACCACCAGTACACACCAAAATTAGCACATTTGGATTAG
- the MND2 gene encoding Mnd2p (Syntenic homolog of Ashbya gossypii ACL101C; Syntenic homolog of Saccharomyces cerevisiae YIR025W (MND2)) yields MDAIGIYLGCIDKEKKERNIADVPVLGDLDYQWNTERTRPTQTIWEVNKPTNTRDRVAKSKKRAIASLSAYCTFSQRPLSTSGRFSEFDLDELLVERNLSYIRTLGHDSIRPIGIAKTIRELEREKNDKQENKAPTQNTTNCLPEPMENRNETQNAATINDLMLDLDQGVHSEQEESYNYDDEFDRVEHDGTIEQRPTGRLVAGTGLYAEDSQILQQFEESIIPNNRVRASRISNLRNTTYSSPNNQFTP; encoded by the coding sequence ATGGATGCAATCGGGATCTACTTAGGGTGCATTGACaaggagaagaaggaaaGAAACATTGCAGATGTTCCTGTTTTGGGGGACTTAGATTACCAATGGAATACGGAGAGAACACGACCTACCCAGACGATATGGGAAGTCAATAAACCAACAAACACTAGAGATAGGGTGGCTAAATCAAAGAAGCGAGCAATAGCATCACTATCTGCATACTGTACTTTTTCTCAGCGCCCATTGTCAACGAGCGGTCGATTTTCAGAATTTGATCTCGACGAGCTGTTGGTGGAGAGGAACCTCAGCTATATAAGAACTCTAGGCCACGACAGCATAAGACCTATTGGCATAGCTAAAACTATTAGAGAGTTAGAAAGGGAAAAAAATGATAAGCAAGAGAACAAAGCTCCTACTCAAAATACCACCAATTGCTTGCCAGAACCAATGGAGAATAGAAATGAAACTCAGAATGCTGCGACGATAAATGACTTGATGTTAGACCTTGATCAGGGTGTGCACTCTGAACAGGAGGAAAGCTATAATTATGATGATGAATTTGATAGAGTGGAGCATGATGGCACAATTGAGCAACGGCCAACTGGGAGATTGGTCGCTGGAACAGGCCTGTACGCTGAAGATTCACAGATTTTGCAGCAATTCGAGGAAAGTATTATTCCAAATAATCGTGTGAGGGCCTCTAGGATATCAAACTTAAGAAATACAACGTATTCCAGTCCTAATAACCAGTTCACGCCATAG
- the YVH1 gene encoding tyrosine protein phosphatase YVH1 (Syntenic homolog of Ashbya gossypii ACL102W; Syntenic homolog of Saccharomyces cerevisiae YIR026C (YVH1)), translating to MASNKEPDMTRILGGIHVGGVQPIIAHTPLMAAYNITHILSVMKFAVIPEYLVRKSYTLKNIAIDDDDKTDILQYFNETNRFIDECLFPNEPEYDPKLVDFRKKPQKGAIYVHCHAGVSRSVSFVVAYLMYRYGFDLKTALHAVRRKRSNAQPNDNFMEQLKIFEEMGGNKVDSSNSLYIQWRLKNSAKNGESGSELLANDDIYHKDSEKELQEIPEDDVSNMTAIRCKKCRQRLALSSSFIKHTPPTRESSEGHFIRKAAGSRRIIDIQQSQDHCSHFFVEPLSWMKEELQGKQELEGKFNCPNCSSKVGGYNWKGSRCSCGKWVIPAIHLQTSKIDEFSLERQALPNVVQFHSKQ from the coding sequence ATGGCGTCTAATAAGGAGCCAGATATGACCAGAATCCTGGGTGGGATTCATGTCGGTGGTGTACAGCCTATTATTGCACATACACCTCTGATGGCCGCATATAATATCACGCACATTTTATCAGTGATGAAATTTGCAGTTATTCCTGAATATTTAGTGAGAAAGAGCTatactttgaaaaatatagctattgatgacgatgataaaactgatattttgcaatattttaatgaaaCTAATAGATTTATTGATGAATGTCTGTTTCCGAATGAACCAGAATATGATCCTAAGCTAGTTGACTTTAGAAAAAAGCCTCAAAAGGGTGCGATTTACGTACATTGTCATGCTGGAGTTTCCAGGTCAGTATCTTTCGTGGTTGCATACTTGATGTACCGTTATGGTTTTGATTTAAAGACTGCGCTGCATGCCGTTAGGCGAAAACGCAGTAATGCTCAGCCAAACGATAATTTCATGGAACAATTGAAGATCTTTGAGGAAATGGGAGGTAATAAAGTAGATTCCTCCAACAGTCTGTACATACAGTGGAGATTGAAGAATTCAGCCAAGAATGGTGAGTCTGGATCCGAATTGTTGGCCAATGATGACATCTACCATAAGGATAGCGAAAAGGAACTACAAGAAATCCCAGAAGATGACGTTAGCAATATGACTGCTATTAGGTGTAAAAAGTGCAGGCAGAGATTAGCCCTCTCTAGCTCTTTTATCAAACACACGCCTCCTACAAGAGAATCTAGCGAAGGTCATTTTATTCGTAAAGCTGCTGGCTCCAGGAGAATAATTGATATTCAACAATCCCAAGATCACTGCTCGCACTTTTTTGTTGAGCCATTGAGCTGGATGAAAGAAGAACTTCAAGGCAAGCAAGAACTAGAAGGTAAGTTTAATTGTCCGAATTGTTCCAGCAAAGTTGGTGGATACAATTGGAAGGGTTCCAGATGTAGCTGTGGAAAGTGGGTTATTCCCGCTATTCACCTGCAGACTTCCAAAATTGATGAATTTTCATTGGAAAGGCAGGCGCTGCCAAATGTTGTCCAATTTCATAGCAAACAgtaa
- the RAM2 gene encoding bifunctional protein farnesyltransferase/protein geranylgeranyltransferase (Syntenic homolog of Ashbya gossypii ACR094C; Syntenic homolog of Saccharomyces cerevisiae YKL019W (RAM2)): MSFEGNGMGDSANVLAEYDFSDVRPVEIGSESNDGLCEIMYSEDYKKLAGLLQGLLNKGEKSQRALEVTTVFLDISPAYYTAWNYRFMIISELYGKDSGSLNKELDWLDEFTLSNPKNYQIWSYRQALMQLHPSPSFSRELPILRMMLDDDTKNYHVWSYRRWAVQHFGDFSEELKFAEDHIDRDVYNNSAWAHKMFVYKNLGLDDQSIALEVEYVCEKINMAPQNPSTWNYLKGLYEQFKSGDYSNEIIHFALTFVNGFFDEENEAPEIQSSYALELLAELYSKKNDTIHKAKKAYQTLSSTYDPIRKNYWQYRLNMLV; this comes from the coding sequence ATGTCGTTCGAAGGCAATGGCATGGGGGACAGCGCTAATGTGCTTGCCGAGTATGATTTTAGTGATGTGAGGCCGGTTGAGATTGGTTCGGAATCTAACGATGGTTTGTGCGAGATAATGTACTCGGAAGACTATAAGAAGCTTGCAGGCCTGCTTCAAGGATTATTAAACAAGGGTGAGAAGTCACAAAGGGCATTGGAAGTGACGACTGTGTTTTTAGACATCTCCCCTGCATATTACACGGCATGGAATTACCGTTTTATGATTATTAGCGAACTTTACGGCAAAGATAGCGGTAGTTTGAACAAAGAATTGGATTGGTTAGATGAGTTTACCCTCAGTAATCCTAAAAACTACCAAATTTGGTCATATCGGCAGGCGTTAATGCAATTGCACCCAAGCCCTAGCTTTAGCAGGGAACTGCCTATATTACGTATGATGTTAGACGACGACACCAAAAACTATCATGTTTGGTCCTATAGAAGATGGGCTGTGCAACATTTTGGAGATTTTTCGGAAGAACTTAAGTTTGCGGAAGATCATATAGATCGGGATGTCTATAATAACAGCGCATGGGCGCATAAAATGTTTGTTTACAAGAATTTGGGCTTAGACGATCAGTCTATTGCGCTTGAGGTTGAATATGTATGTGAAAAGATCAACATGGCTCCGCAAAACCCCAGCACTTGGAATTACCTCAAGGGCCTTTATGAACAGTTCAAGAGCGGTGATTATAGCAACGAAATTATTCACTTCGCACTAACGTTTGTTAATGGATTTTTTGACGAGGAAAATGAAGCGCCCGAGATCCAGTCATCCTACGCTTTAGAGCTTCTTGCTGAACTTTACTCAAAAAAAAACGACACTATTCATAAGGCTAAAAAAGCTTATCAGACATTAAGCTCTACATATGATCCTATAAGAAAGAACTATTGGCAGTATCGTTTGAATATGCTTGTCTAA